One stretch of Brevibacillus laterosporus DNA includes these proteins:
- a CDS encoding ABC transporter ATP-binding protein, with product MSNSIGELTVRDVNHSYKAGKLQIPVLHDINLHIGQGEFISLCGTSGSGKSTLLNLMAGLTRPEQGTIHVNGEEISTFNENQLCLFRRRCLGFVFQSFNLLPNLTAVENVELPLVFSGVSPRVRREKAIAILNQVGLEKREHHKPNELSGGQQQRVSIARALVNEPGIVLADEPTGNLDTATEEEILQLMRQMNRENGTTFVIVTHDQEVASQSDRTIFLRDGFIQQ from the coding sequence GTGAGTAATAGCATCGGTGAATTAACGGTACGAGATGTCAATCATAGTTACAAGGCTGGAAAGCTTCAGATCCCCGTCTTACATGATATCAACTTGCATATTGGACAAGGGGAGTTTATTTCGTTATGCGGAACATCTGGTTCAGGGAAATCAACGTTACTTAACTTAATGGCCGGGTTAACACGTCCCGAACAAGGAACCATCCATGTAAATGGAGAGGAAATATCTACATTTAACGAGAATCAGCTTTGTTTGTTTAGACGGCGTTGCTTAGGATTTGTGTTTCAATCGTTTAATCTTTTGCCTAACCTGACAGCAGTTGAAAATGTGGAGTTACCGCTTGTTTTTTCTGGAGTAAGTCCTCGTGTACGACGTGAAAAAGCCATAGCGATACTGAACCAAGTAGGACTAGAAAAGCGAGAACATCACAAGCCTAATGAACTAAGTGGTGGTCAGCAACAGCGTGTCAGTATTGCGCGGGCATTGGTCAACGAACCTGGTATTGTTCTTGCGGATGAGCCAACAGGGAATCTGGATACAGCAACAGAGGAAGAAATTTTACAACTCATGCGGCAAATGAATCGGGAAAATGGCACAACATTCGTGATTGTCACCCATGATCAAGAGGTGGCAAGTCAATCTGATCGTACCATTTTTCTGCGAGATGGTTTCATTCAGCAATAA
- a CDS encoding ABC transporter permease, whose product MKLLDSLRIVWRNLWRMKLRTVLTSIGVMIGTAAIVTMLSLSIGLKDNAVKSLENFGNLTELEVYPAYLMPDGTTERPPDKMKRLNSQSIPELKAVPGVQAVMPIKEFNRGDATLKLGRREGSFRIVGVDPQQEAPVRSKELEKGEYLTGANNEIVISYEVPRQMRDVEKERREARKRNANQSGNDMSYEYMGRGGAGEGAAIDMVGKTAMLELRREYSIDNEPKFEKKEIRVRVVGQMQKDEKSYRGPTIYVPMKMVNELNVWMEQNREQSDYDTGMVGKKPNRSINRNQKPAVEYDSITVKVESREKVEQVIKDLQNIGYENYSSARQLTQLNKFFFVIQLVLGGIAAISLLVATIGIVNTMVMSILERTKEIGIMKVIGATVYNIRWLFLIESGSIGLIGGLTGLGLAYGAVAIINYLGKNSDVLGSVGMGMGRGMGPEEEVVTQIALVPPSLALFAILFSVVIGLLAGIIPAIRASRLSPLEAIRSQ is encoded by the coding sequence GTGAAACTGCTTGATTCGCTACGTATCGTCTGGCGCAATCTTTGGCGTATGAAGCTTCGGACGGTATTGACATCGATTGGAGTTATGATTGGTACGGCTGCTATTGTGACCATGCTATCCCTTAGTATTGGGCTAAAGGATAATGCGGTCAAAAGTCTAGAGAACTTCGGTAATTTAACCGAACTGGAAGTGTACCCAGCTTATCTTATGCCAGATGGAACAACGGAGAGACCGCCAGACAAAATGAAACGTTTAAATAGCCAAAGTATACCGGAATTAAAGGCTGTTCCCGGGGTTCAGGCGGTTATGCCAATCAAGGAATTTAATAGGGGAGATGCCACCTTAAAGCTAGGGCGTCGAGAGGGGAGTTTCCGAATTGTTGGGGTTGATCCACAACAAGAAGCACCTGTGCGATCTAAAGAGTTAGAAAAAGGTGAGTATTTAACTGGAGCGAACAATGAGATTGTGATCTCCTACGAAGTACCACGCCAAATGCGAGATGTGGAAAAGGAACGACGTGAAGCTAGGAAGCGTAACGCTAACCAGAGTGGAAACGATATGAGTTATGAATACATGGGACGGGGTGGAGCTGGCGAAGGTGCAGCCATAGATATGGTTGGGAAAACGGCGATGCTGGAACTGAGACGAGAATACTCTATAGACAACGAACCTAAGTTTGAAAAGAAGGAAATACGTGTCCGCGTAGTCGGTCAGATGCAAAAGGATGAAAAGAGCTATCGAGGTCCCACCATCTATGTTCCTATGAAGATGGTTAATGAGCTGAATGTCTGGATGGAACAAAATAGGGAACAAAGCGATTATGATACAGGAATGGTAGGCAAGAAGCCGAATCGGTCTATAAATCGTAATCAGAAGCCAGCTGTTGAATATGATTCGATCACAGTAAAAGTTGAATCAAGAGAAAAAGTAGAGCAGGTCATCAAGGATTTACAAAACATCGGCTATGAAAATTATTCGTCAGCACGTCAGCTTACTCAACTTAATAAGTTTTTCTTTGTCATTCAATTAGTGCTTGGTGGTATAGCAGCTATTTCATTATTAGTAGCAACGATCGGTATTGTAAATACCATGGTCATGTCCATTCTGGAGCGGACCAAGGAAATTGGTATTATGAAGGTTATTGGCGCAACCGTGTATAATATTCGCTGGCTCTTTTTGATTGAATCAGGCTCAATTGGTTTAATTGGGGGACTGACTGGTTTAGGGCTTGCTTATGGAGCTGTAGCCATCATTAATTACCTCGGAAAAAACAGCGATGTTTTAGGTAGCGTTGGGATGGGAATGGGAAGAGGTATGGGGCCAGAAGAAGAGGTAGTAACACAAATTGCCTTGGTACCGCCGTCTCTCGCCTTGTTTGCTATTTTGTTCTCTGTTGTCATCGGATTACTAGCGGGTATCATTCCTGCCATCAGGGCATCTCGACTAAGCCCATTGGAGGCTATTCGATCTCAGTAA
- a CDS encoding HlyD family efflux transporter periplasmic adaptor subunit: MNKKVLISAITVLVLAGGGYGGYKYFVPADVSQEIVEPPMLQTVAVETGEVKKTVYSTGTVEATARQEVKPDVSGKVESLAVKEGQRVKKGDLLFTMEATDAGFEIEKQKLSMARIQKEIKDLKDRKDRIEANAGGVVKELMIKRGGDVTPETVIAKVNDPNYIKITGYFSPYEAELLREGQKVKVFLPSSMTYVDGEIDRIDMEGTKQDGKMAQHAVDVLVENTGGLYVNDLGSVEYTDAKGLKYASQGNTPFTKADDIEILAGTTGKVGEVLFKKGDTLKKNQLLAKMDKEADKTEIEEKELNWKEAQLGMDQKVRDLSKRRVVAPISGEITKLNVKVGEALGGDPAAIIMDTSSVTFKASVDELDFPQVKVGQTVDVYITAFGTKAFKGTVTELPKEGTKQDKAVRFEVKIAVEDSSQMKHGMSGDCDINIHKKENAMRLPVNAVEVVEEGKGMVMVKGPSGDPVPKDVEIGIEGAEYVEIVSGLKAGDEVVITNPEGM; encoded by the coding sequence ATTAATAAAAAAGTGCTTATTTCAGCCATCACCGTGCTTGTTTTAGCGGGTGGCGGTTATGGAGGGTATAAATATTTTGTTCCAGCTGATGTATCACAAGAGATCGTTGAACCACCGATGCTCCAGACTGTAGCTGTAGAGACGGGCGAAGTTAAAAAAACGGTGTACTCGACAGGTACAGTTGAAGCTACGGCTCGTCAGGAAGTGAAGCCAGATGTAAGCGGTAAAGTAGAGAGTCTGGCTGTTAAGGAAGGGCAGCGTGTTAAAAAAGGCGATTTGTTATTCACGATGGAGGCTACAGATGCTGGCTTCGAAATCGAGAAACAAAAGTTGTCGATGGCCCGTATCCAGAAAGAGATAAAGGATTTGAAAGATAGAAAAGACCGTATTGAGGCTAATGCAGGTGGAGTTGTCAAAGAGCTGATGATTAAGAGGGGGGGCGACGTAACACCTGAGACGGTGATTGCCAAGGTAAACGATCCCAATTATATAAAGATTACAGGGTACTTCTCCCCTTACGAAGCTGAATTGTTACGCGAAGGACAGAAAGTGAAGGTATTTTTACCAAGCTCAATGACTTATGTAGATGGTGAAATCGACCGTATTGATATGGAAGGAACCAAGCAAGACGGAAAAATGGCTCAGCATGCTGTAGACGTATTGGTCGAAAATACAGGCGGCTTGTATGTAAATGACCTTGGTTCTGTTGAATATACGGATGCTAAAGGATTGAAATACGCAAGTCAGGGAAATACGCCATTTACCAAAGCAGACGATATAGAGATTTTAGCGGGCACCACGGGTAAAGTTGGTGAAGTCTTGTTTAAAAAAGGAGACACGTTAAAAAAGAATCAACTCTTGGCGAAAATGGATAAAGAAGCTGACAAAACAGAGATTGAAGAAAAAGAATTAAATTGGAAAGAAGCGCAGCTTGGCATGGACCAAAAGGTGCGTGATCTATCCAAACGAAGAGTTGTTGCCCCGATTAGCGGTGAGATTACGAAATTGAATGTAAAAGTAGGAGAAGCGCTAGGCGGTGATCCTGCTGCTATCATCATGGATACCTCTTCTGTTACTTTTAAAGCATCTGTTGATGAATTGGATTTCCCACAAGTAAAAGTGGGACAAACTGTTGATGTGTATATTACAGCCTTTGGAACAAAAGCATTTAAAGGTACGGTGACGGAACTACCAAAAGAGGGAACCAAGCAGGATAAAGCGGTTCGTTTCGAGGTAAAAATCGCAGTGGAAGATAGCAGTCAAATGAAGCATGGTATGAGCGGTGACTGTGACATCAACATCCATAAGAAAGAAAATGCAATGCGTTTGCCAGTTAATGCAGTAGAAGTGGTGGAAGAAGGCAAAGGTATGGTGATGGTCAAAGGTCCAAGTGGAGATCCAGTACCAAAAGACGTGGAAATTGGTATTGAGGGTGCTGAATACGTGGAGATTGTGAGTGGATTGAAAGCTGGAGATGAAGTTGTGATCACAAATCCAGAGGGTATGTAG
- a CDS encoding cobalamin biosynthesis protein CbiX, with protein MKQVGVLIIGHGSSSAAWVELVDQAVANLDIQVPYTTCFLEMVGGRLIEDGLRELETRGVEKVIAIPLFVAEGSTHIDEIGYLLGATDHKLDDEWERLHTTMEMIYCPPMNDHPFILDILEERIRELSSDPKEEILFLVGHGADEGENHRKWEEVLQSMTQTLKERLKFSEATYGTLHPDNLRTRAEEATNQGRTIVIPLFLSEGYFTKKVIPSNLDGLNYAYSGKTYLPHPYVAKWLQEVVDEQVHNV; from the coding sequence ATGAAACAAGTCGGAGTACTCATTATAGGTCATGGTTCCAGCAGTGCAGCATGGGTGGAGCTAGTGGATCAGGCTGTTGCCAATTTAGACATCCAGGTACCTTACACCACCTGTTTTCTGGAAATGGTAGGAGGACGCCTTATTGAAGATGGACTACGAGAGCTTGAGACTCGCGGTGTAGAAAAAGTCATAGCGATTCCCCTCTTTGTTGCAGAAGGCAGTACACATATTGATGAAATCGGTTATTTGTTAGGTGCTACCGATCATAAATTGGATGATGAGTGGGAAAGATTACACACAACGATGGAAATGATTTATTGTCCACCAATGAACGATCATCCATTTATTCTGGATATTTTGGAAGAACGAATTCGTGAGCTTTCCTCAGACCCAAAAGAAGAGATACTGTTCCTAGTTGGACACGGCGCGGATGAAGGGGAAAATCATCGAAAGTGGGAAGAAGTGTTACAGAGTATGACCCAGACTCTGAAGGAACGCTTGAAATTCTCTGAGGCTACCTATGGCACATTACATCCAGATAATCTACGCACTCGGGCGGAAGAAGCAACCAATCAAGGTAGAACGATTGTTATCCCGCTATTTTTGAGTGAAGGGTATTTCACAAAGAAGGTCATTCCGTCTAATCTGGATGGCTTAAACTATGCGTATAGTGGTAAAACATACCTTCCACATCCTTATGTTGCTAAATGGCTACAAGAAGTTGTAGATGAACAGGTGCATAATGTGTAG
- a CDS encoding ATP-binding cassette domain-containing protein: protein MIEVQCVTKAFKDVVAVDQLSLLCRPGEVLGLLGENGAGKTTTMRMMATILTPTSGDIIMDGYSVKTHPMEVRKRIGLLFGGDVELYARLTARENIKYIGKLHGLNEKLIDQRIEEVSKQLDMSEFLDRRVGPFSRGMRQKVAIARSLVHDPEVILFDEPTTGLDITAASVFRRLIKKLQQQNKTILFSTHNMGEVEKLCSRVTIMHKGKLIVEGTIPALRKRYDLQDMDDIFMRAVGGEKENE from the coding sequence ATGATTGAGGTACAGTGTGTGACAAAAGCATTTAAAGATGTTGTGGCTGTGGATCAGCTTTCACTACTATGTCGACCGGGTGAGGTACTGGGTCTTCTAGGGGAAAATGGAGCCGGTAAAACTACAACTATGCGCATGATGGCAACGATTTTGACCCCTACCAGCGGGGATATTATCATGGATGGTTACTCGGTTAAAACACATCCAATGGAAGTCCGTAAACGCATTGGTTTGTTGTTTGGCGGTGATGTGGAACTTTACGCTAGGTTGACGGCAAGAGAGAACATTAAATACATAGGTAAGTTGCATGGGTTGAATGAAAAGCTGATAGATCAGCGAATTGAAGAGGTTAGCAAACAGTTGGACATGAGTGAATTTTTGGATCGTAGGGTGGGGCCTTTTTCCCGCGGAATGAGACAGAAGGTAGCGATTGCAAGGTCGTTAGTACATGATCCAGAAGTGATCTTGTTTGACGAGCCTACTACTGGTTTAGATATCACGGCAGCAAGCGTATTTCGACGATTAATTAAAAAATTACAACAACAAAACAAAACGATACTGTTTTCCACACATAACATGGGCGAAGTAGAGAAACTCTGCTCTAGAGTAACAATCATGCACAAAGGGAAGTTGATTGTAGAAGGTACGATCCCCGCTTTGCGTAAACGCTATGATCTACAAGATATGGACGACATCTTTATGCGAGCGGTCGGAGGTGAGAAAGAGAATGAATAG
- a CDS encoding ABC transporter permease, whose translation MNRQHVWIVFQKEMTDLIRDRKTWIGALVIPLVVVPLFVFLMSFSMNGVAKEAQSFVPLIVNANSQHPFVQILQKNDSVKIIQAEDPLVAIKNGDARAFIKLPEQLQNRLQAGEAVDITIWYDPSNQKSTYAKTLIEKSLEEYQKDVVAKRLQHVGLSIEAIEPLHTKFESVASDEKVSGSILSGVMIILMIASLISGGLPAATDLIAGEKERGTLETLISAPITANSVLTAKLFTVMIMSGVSSLASVISVSLIFTFAPINHDAGGLSLQFFTGSSIIVLLIVVILLAAMFAGIMLSISSFAKSFKEAQTYMTPLVLVGLVPAYLMMPLNPIDIPSVYYLLPIFNGVAIFKEIFYGELQAMHAILVVFTSLCYVIVAIKVAAKFFKRENLLVK comes from the coding sequence ATGAATAGACAGCATGTATGGATTGTCTTTCAAAAGGAAATGACGGATCTTATTCGGGATCGCAAAACTTGGATCGGGGCCTTAGTTATCCCTTTGGTTGTTGTTCCATTATTTGTATTTTTAATGTCTTTTTCTATGAATGGGGTCGCAAAAGAGGCTCAATCCTTCGTTCCGCTGATTGTTAATGCAAATAGTCAGCATCCCTTTGTACAAATCTTACAAAAAAATGATAGTGTAAAAATCATTCAGGCAGAAGATCCTCTGGTGGCAATTAAGAATGGGGATGCGAGGGCTTTCATTAAACTACCTGAACAGTTGCAGAATAGATTACAAGCAGGTGAGGCTGTCGATATTACTATTTGGTATGATCCCTCTAATCAAAAATCTACCTATGCCAAAACGTTAATTGAAAAATCTCTGGAGGAATATCAAAAGGACGTTGTCGCCAAGCGGTTACAGCATGTAGGATTGTCGATTGAGGCGATTGAGCCACTCCATACCAAGTTTGAAAGCGTAGCTAGTGATGAGAAGGTGTCTGGTAGTATTTTATCCGGCGTTATGATCATCCTCATGATTGCTTCTCTAATCTCTGGGGGCTTACCAGCTGCCACAGACTTAATTGCGGGAGAGAAGGAACGAGGCACGTTAGAGACACTGATAAGCGCTCCGATAACAGCCAACAGCGTGTTAACAGCGAAATTATTTACTGTCATGATTATGAGTGGCGTCAGTTCGTTAGCCTCGGTGATTAGTGTATCGCTGATTTTTACATTTGCGCCAATTAATCATGATGCAGGAGGACTCTCTCTGCAATTTTTCACGGGTAGTTCCATTATAGTGTTGCTTATCGTGGTTATTTTACTTGCCGCTATGTTTGCTGGCATCATGTTAAGTATTAGTTCTTTTGCCAAATCCTTTAAAGAAGCGCAGACATACATGACCCCGCTTGTTTTGGTAGGATTGGTACCTGCTTACCTGATGATGCCGCTCAATCCGATCGATATCCCATCCGTCTACTATTTGTTGCCTATCTTTAATGGAGTGGCGATCTTTAAAGAGATTTTCTATGGGGAGTTACAGGCTATGCATGCCATTCTAGTGGTGTTTACGTCGCTTTGTTATGTGATTGTAGCTATTAAGGTGGCGGCGAAGTTCTTTAAACGGGAGAATTTGTTAGTGAAATAA
- a CDS encoding ROK family glucokinase, producing MKDEFWTRGVLGLAKRMIIGVDIGGTTIKVALLDELGNIIAKTQIPTPVPEGEDAIIHQMAATIDQLMEEHGFSKEETYGIGIGVPGPVDIETGFVYEAVNLGLKDTALKAKTEALTGLPTYVENDANAAALGEMWCGAGRGTDNLIAVTLGTGIGGGIIIDGKIVHGVKGVGGEIGHVTVNPDGPLCNCGKKGCMERYGSATAIILGLEKAAMEGRSMYLAKQLAEKGSLTAKDAFDAAAEGDSAAQEVIDQAAFYTGFGLSHIANLLNPAKIVIGGGVSAAGDVLFKLIRKSFDTYTWKIAAESCEILPATLGNDAGVIGAGWLVKQAQVM from the coding sequence ATGAAAGATGAGTTCTGGACAAGGGGTGTGTTGGGCTTGGCGAAACGTATGATTATAGGAGTAGACATCGGAGGTACCACCATTAAAGTAGCACTACTTGATGAATTGGGTAACATTATAGCAAAAACACAAATACCTACTCCTGTTCCTGAAGGAGAAGATGCAATTATTCACCAGATGGCAGCTACTATCGACCAACTGATGGAAGAGCATGGTTTCTCCAAAGAAGAAACCTATGGTATTGGCATCGGTGTACCAGGTCCGGTAGATATTGAAACCGGTTTCGTATATGAAGCTGTGAATCTAGGCTTAAAGGATACTGCGCTGAAAGCTAAAACAGAGGCCCTAACTGGTTTACCCACATATGTAGAAAATGACGCCAACGCAGCCGCTCTGGGTGAAATGTGGTGCGGCGCTGGGCGGGGAACAGATAACCTGATTGCTGTGACACTCGGTACAGGTATTGGCGGTGGTATCATTATCGACGGCAAGATCGTTCATGGTGTAAAGGGAGTCGGTGGTGAGATCGGTCATGTAACGGTTAATCCAGATGGCCCACTTTGCAATTGTGGCAAAAAGGGTTGCATGGAGCGATACGGTTCTGCGACAGCCATTATTTTGGGGTTGGAAAAAGCGGCAATGGAAGGACGCAGTATGTATTTAGCTAAACAGCTAGCAGAGAAAGGTTCCTTAACTGCCAAAGATGCTTTTGACGCAGCGGCAGAGGGAGATTCAGCCGCTCAAGAAGTAATTGACCAGGCTGCTTTCTATACCGGATTTGGACTTTCTCATATAGCTAACCTGCTGAATCCTGCCAAAATTGTGATCGGTGGTGGCGTATCTGCGGCAGGCGACGTCTTATTCAAGCTGATCCGCAAGTCTTTTGACACCTACACTTGGAAAATTGCCGCGGAGTCATGCGAAATTTTGCCTGCTACACTTGGTAATGACGCAGGTGTAATTGGGGCAGGTTGGCTAGTAAAACAAGCTCAGGTCATGTAA
- a CDS encoding diacylglycerol kinase, producing the protein MKRARLIYNPTSGREAVRRQLPEILETLEEAGYETSCHATKGEGDATREAARAVTRQFDLVIAAGGDGTIYEVINGMAEKKNRPKLGIIPAGTTNDFARALGIPKSLKKASQVIAAGRTQKMDVGKMNDRYFINIAGGGTLTELTYEVPSKLKTMVGQLAYYLKGIEKLPFITPTHIRIETRNQVMVDEEVMLFLISNSNSVGGFEKIAPAASLSDGKLDCIVLKKATLPEIVRIVSMAIKGDHIKDPHVLYFQSDYIKATTNDEQQVLLNLDGELGGELPCECYTLSNHLEIFVP; encoded by the coding sequence ATGAAGAGAGCACGTCTAATCTATAATCCGACCTCAGGGCGTGAAGCTGTTCGCCGTCAGTTGCCAGAGATTCTAGAGACGCTGGAAGAGGCCGGATATGAAACTTCTTGTCATGCTACCAAAGGGGAAGGGGACGCTACCAGAGAGGCTGCCCGAGCCGTAACAAGACAATTCGACCTTGTCATCGCAGCAGGTGGGGACGGCACTATATATGAAGTAATCAATGGGATGGCCGAAAAGAAAAACAGACCCAAGCTCGGTATTATTCCTGCTGGTACAACCAACGATTTTGCCCGAGCCCTTGGTATTCCTAAATCCTTAAAAAAAGCAAGTCAAGTCATCGCAGCCGGTCGTACACAAAAGATGGATGTAGGCAAAATGAACGACCGTTATTTCATTAATATTGCTGGCGGTGGAACACTGACTGAATTAACCTATGAAGTACCCAGTAAATTAAAAACCATGGTAGGCCAGCTCGCCTACTATTTAAAGGGAATAGAAAAGCTTCCGTTCATCACCCCGACACATATCCGCATCGAGACGCGTAATCAGGTTATGGTGGATGAGGAAGTTATGCTGTTTCTCATTTCTAACAGTAATTCTGTAGGTGGTTTTGAGAAGATAGCCCCTGCGGCTAGTCTTTCAGATGGGAAGCTCGATTGCATTGTATTAAAGAAGGCAACGTTACCAGAGATCGTTCGTATCGTTAGTATGGCAATAAAAGGAGATCACATAAAAGATCCCCATGTGTTATATTTTCAATCCGATTACATTAAAGCAACAACCAATGATGAGCAACAGGTACTATTAAATCTGGATGGAGAATTGGGCGGAGAATTGCCTTGTGAGTGTTACACCCTCTCCAATCATCTAGAGATTTTTGTACCATGA
- the rlmD gene encoding 23S rRNA (uracil(1939)-C(5))-methyltransferase RlmD has translation MRKSGTGKSQRGNKQRKEPNQSREQQPKNYPVQLEQMVDLEITGLNHEAEGVGRYNGYTLFVKGALPGETVRAKVIHAKKNFGYAQLVEIMTTSDHREEPPCPVYDRCGGCSLQHLIYSEQLRHKQQIVMDNLRRIGGFRIEGEEEKGLRMKCEAVSSVNDETATFDVVPTSSTVVAPRNSELVTDEAHKSEGVTAEQITKEPLSNGVALVEPAKAVKVLPTLGMTDPWRYRNKAQVPIGEENGALIGGFYAEKSHDIIDINECLIQHQSNDEVVATVKRIAERLGIEPYNEVKHTGLLRHVVAKVGAKTGDLMLVLITTEAFLPEREQLIQLIRAELPGVKSMVQNINVRRTNVIFGDETFTMWGDDVIYDYIGPIKFAISARSFYQVNPEQTDVLYSKTLEYAGLEGDETVIDAYCGIGTISLFLAQKAKHVYGVEIVPEAIADAKRNAELNGFENVSFEVGPAEVVIPNWRKQGIVADVIVVDPPRKGCDEALLTTILQMQPKKVVYVSCNPSTLARDLKVLAEQYEVVEVQPVDMFPHTGHVESVALLNRK, from the coding sequence GTGAGAAAATCAGGAACAGGAAAATCACAACGCGGCAACAAACAGAGAAAAGAACCGAACCAATCTAGAGAGCAACAACCTAAAAATTACCCTGTGCAACTGGAGCAAATGGTGGACTTGGAAATTACCGGTCTTAACCATGAAGCGGAAGGGGTCGGCAGATATAACGGCTATACGCTGTTTGTGAAAGGAGCTTTGCCTGGCGAAACAGTCAGAGCAAAAGTCATCCATGCCAAAAAGAACTTTGGCTATGCTCAGTTGGTCGAGATCATGACTACGAGCGATCATAGAGAGGAGCCACCCTGTCCGGTCTACGATCGTTGTGGCGGCTGTTCCTTACAACACCTGATATATAGCGAACAACTGCGCCACAAGCAGCAGATCGTCATGGATAATCTGCGTCGTATTGGTGGGTTCCGCATCGAGGGTGAGGAAGAGAAAGGCTTGCGTATGAAATGTGAAGCTGTCTCTTCGGTGAATGATGAAACTGCTACCTTTGACGTAGTCCCAACTAGTTCAACCGTAGTTGCACCACGTAACAGTGAACTAGTAACAGATGAAGCACACAAAAGTGAAGGTGTAACCGCTGAGCAGATTACAAAAGAACCACTCAGCAATGGTGTAGCACTAGTGGAACCAGCAAAGGCTGTAAAGGTACTTCCAACACTGGGAATGACAGACCCGTGGCGTTATCGTAACAAGGCACAAGTGCCAATTGGAGAGGAAAACGGCGCGTTAATCGGCGGTTTCTATGCAGAAAAATCACATGACATTATCGACATAAACGAATGCCTCATCCAGCATCAATCCAACGATGAAGTAGTAGCAACGGTGAAACGGATCGCAGAACGCCTAGGAATTGAGCCTTACAACGAGGTAAAGCACACAGGATTGTTACGTCATGTGGTGGCAAAAGTAGGTGCAAAAACAGGAGATCTCATGTTGGTGCTCATTACGACAGAAGCATTCTTGCCAGAGAGAGAACAGCTCATCCAGCTTATCCGTGCTGAATTACCAGGTGTGAAAAGCATGGTACAAAATATTAACGTGCGCAGAACCAACGTGATTTTCGGAGATGAAACCTTCACGATGTGGGGCGATGACGTTATTTATGACTATATCGGACCGATCAAGTTTGCTATCTCGGCTCGCTCTTTCTATCAGGTGAACCCGGAACAGACAGATGTGCTGTACAGCAAAACGCTGGAATATGCAGGGTTAGAGGGAGACGAGACCGTTATTGATGCGTATTGCGGTATCGGGACAATCTCGCTGTTCCTAGCTCAAAAGGCTAAGCACGTGTACGGCGTGGAAATTGTGCCAGAAGCAATTGCGGATGCGAAAAGAAATGCAGAGCTGAATGGATTTGAGAACGTCAGCTTTGAAGTGGGGCCTGCTGAGGTAGTTATCCCGAACTGGCGCAAGCAAGGTATTGTGGCTGATGTAATAGTGGTAGACCCACCGCGTAAAGGCTGCGATGAGGCGTTGCTAACGACCATTTTGCAGATGCAGCCGAAGAAAGTGGTATATGTGTCCTGTAATCCGTCTACGTTGGCGCGGGATTTGAAGGTGCTAGCGGAGCAGTATGAGGTTGTGGAAGTGCAGCCGGTGGATATGTTTCCACATACGGGGCATGTGGAGAGTGTGGCTTTGCTTAATCGTAAATAA